The genomic window GGGCGGCCGTTACCTGGTAGAGTCCCTCGTACCGATATACCAACGTTTCATCCCCAGCGGGCACTTTCTGCAGTACTCGCACCGGCCGCCGGGTTGCCAGACTGGTATGAAAAGCCCGGTTGCGGGCCGTCAGCTCCTGGTCGGCCGTCTGGTGGCCGGTTTTAGGGTCCCGGCCGCCGTGGCCGGCGTAGAGAATCTGGTCTTCCCCAAACACGTCATCCTCGTACTGCCCAGCCAGCACTATGGAATCGACGCCCTCGGCCGGCGTGCCGCTCACGCCGGCCCGCAGCGGCCGGTGCACGCCCGCGGCGCTCAAGACTAAACGGGAGGCAAACGTGTCGCCGGGCCGGTAAGTACCTACGTGACCAAAGATGCGCAAAGGGAGAGATGGTGAATTAGTGAAATGGTGAGTTTGATGTTCTGCTGGTGCATGTGGTGCGTGCTGGTGTCCTTGCGAGGCGCAGCCGTAGCAATCCGTCCTCCGAAACAGGCAGAGCCTTCTAATGTGAAAAGCCCTAACGTCTAGTTAGGCGTTAGGGCTTTCTGATGAAAGAGCGGTTGTCACCAGCAGAGGATGGATTGCTACGGCTGCGCCTCGCAAGGACACAACGTCAACTCACCATTTCACAAGTTCACCACCTCACCTATTCCGGCAGGTACTGCAGCATGCTTAAGTTGTCTTCGCGCAGCACATCGTTGGCCAGGTCGCGGAGCTGCTCGGCGGTAATTTGGCGGATTTGGGCGAAGACCTCGTTGATGGATTCCACCCGGTCCAAATCCAGGGTACTCTTGCCCAGCAGCTGCATCATGCCGCTGTTGCTTTCCTCCGACATGGCCAGCTGGCCCATCAGTTGCTCCTTTACTACGTGCAGCTGGTTGGTGGTCAGGGTCTTTTCGCGCAGCAGCTTGAGCTCCTTGTTGACCAGCGAAATGGTACGGGCCACCTGCTTTTTCTCGGTGCCGAAGTAAATGCCGAACAAGCCCGTGTCGGTGTAGGGGCTGTAAGTCGAGTCGATGGTGTAGACCAGGCCGTACTTTTCGCGCACGGCCAGGTTGAGGCGGGAGTTCATGCCCGGGCCGCCGAGCAGGTTATTCAGCATGAAAAACGGAATCCGGCGGGCGTCGCCAATGGCGTAAGCCGGCCCCCCGATGATGCAGTGCGCCTGGTTGATGGGCTTGCGCTCCACTTGCTCTACCTGCTGAAAGGCGGTGAACGGCGTGCGGGGCCGGGCCCCGAGCTTGGCCGAAATCGGGGCCAGGTACTTATCGGCCAGGCGCTTTACTTCCTTGAAGGGCAGGTTGCTCACCGAGCTGAACGCCAGCCGGTCGGTGCGCACGTTGTCGGCCAGAAACCGGTAGAAATCCTGCTGCTGAAAGCTCGACACACTCTCGCGGGTGCCCAGGATATTGTGGCCCAGGGAATGGTTGGGGAAAATCACGTCGTCGAAGTCGTCCACAATGGCGTCTTCGGGGGCGTCCTGGTACATGCTCATTTCCTCCAGAATCACGCCGCGCTCCTTCTCGATTTCCTTTTCGGGAAACACCGAGTTGAAGGTCAGGTCGGTCAGCAGCTCGAAGGCCCGCTCGAAGTGGGTGCTGAGCAGGGAAGCGTAAAAGCAGATTTTCTCCTTAGTAGTATAAGCGTTCAGCTCCCCACCCACGGTTTCGAGGCGGTTCAGGATATGAAAGCTCTTGCGCTTTTCGGTGCCCTTGAAAGCCATGTGCTCCCAGAAGTGGGCCAGCCCGAGCTGGTGCAGCTTCTCGTCGCGGGAGCCAATGTCCAGTAGGAAGCCGCAGTGCGCAATCTTGGTGTGCAGTACTTGTTTATGAAGAACCCGAATGCCGTTGGGCAACTCGTAGAGGTCGTAATCAGACATTGAATAGGGTCTTGAAGACAGGAGCCGGCGGACTGAAAAAGCAGACCAGCCGGAAAAGATACTAACCAGCAAGCCCCGCCGCTGGTTTCATCCCCACAAAGGTAACGCTGTTAAGGTGCGAGTTAATGGCTAATGATTAATGTGCTGATCTGCTAATGCAAAACTCGTGTGCTTGCGAGGCGTAGCCGTGGCCATCCGTCTTCTGCTACTGACCAACGCTCTTTCACCAGAAAGCCCTTTCCTATCACTTGTAGGAAAGGGCTTCTCACGTTAGAAAACTCGGCACATTTCAGCGGACGGATTGCTTCGCAAGCTCGCAAGCACACGAGTTTTGCATTAGCACATCAGCGCATTAATCATTAGCACATTAATATTCTTCGGCTTCGGCCAGGGCGCTGAGCAGCTGGCTGGTTTCGATGCCGTGGGCGCAGTGGAAATGGTTCAGGGGGCATTTGCGGTAGCCGTGCAGGCCGCAGGGCTTGCAGGCCAGCTCCTCGGGCAACTCCACCACTCTCGAAAACGGGCTCAGCGGGCCAAACCCGAAAAACGGTACCGTGGAGCAGTAAATGGCGCAGGTGGGCGCGCCCTGGGCCGAGCACAGGTGCATGGGCGCCGAGTCGTTGACGTAGTTCAGCACCGCCCCGCGCATCAGCGCCGCCGAGGCCAGCAAGGACAGCTTGCCGGCCAGATTAACTACCCCAGGCCGGCCGCTGGCTTCCAGCAGGGCCTCACATTCGGCCACGTCGGGCGGGCCGCCAATGAGAAACACGGTGTACTTGAGTGGCAAAGCCCGCAGCAGCTTC from Hymenobacter chitinivorans DSM 11115 includes these protein-coding regions:
- a CDS encoding YDG/SRA domain-containing protein: MRIFGHVGTYRPGDTFASRLVLSAAGVHRPLRAGVSGTPAEGVDSIVLAGQYEDDVFGEDQILYAGHGGRDPKTGHQTADQELTARNRAFHTSLATRRPVRVLQKVPAGDETLVYRYEGLYQVTAAQYVRGRSGYYIWLFTLRPALAEA
- a CDS encoding M16 family metallopeptidase is translated as MSDYDLYELPNGIRVLHKQVLHTKIAHCGFLLDIGSRDEKLHQLGLAHFWEHMAFKGTEKRKSFHILNRLETVGGELNAYTTKEKICFYASLLSTHFERAFELLTDLTFNSVFPEKEIEKERGVILEEMSMYQDAPEDAIVDDFDDVIFPNHSLGHNILGTRESVSSFQQQDFYRFLADNVRTDRLAFSSVSNLPFKEVKRLADKYLAPISAKLGARPRTPFTAFQQVEQVERKPINQAHCIIGGPAYAIGDARRIPFFMLNNLLGGPGMNSRLNLAVREKYGLVYTIDSTYSPYTDTGLFGIYFGTEKKQVARTISLVNKELKLLREKTLTTNQLHVVKEQLMGQLAMSEESNSGMMQLLGKSTLDLDRVESINEVFAQIRQITAEQLRDLANDVLREDNLSMLQYLPE